The following proteins come from a genomic window of Paenibacillus spongiae:
- a CDS encoding VOC family protein yields MLSNKTNDADVIGYCCMRFPVTDLKTSVDFYCNVLGYELNSADYQFGEAHVALKNGNGPGIFLMETKPEDVTQLKFVFPHSFFITSSTGHVTMVEMLTNDLLALHERIKQAGGHIDKEPVFTNDFGYFTFYDPDGHYIRAVEERGVYFDLKQRMSSTLKRDLTEHENQLLWGLCEKASVEQQKFLRSIISEIRGS; encoded by the coding sequence ATGTTGAGCAATAAAACGAATGATGCGGATGTAATCGGTTACTGCTGCATGAGATTTCCAGTCACAGATTTGAAAACGTCGGTAGATTTTTATTGCAATGTGTTGGGCTATGAATTGAATTCGGCAGATTATCAGTTTGGAGAGGCACATGTTGCATTGAAAAATGGAAACGGCCCGGGTATTTTTTTGATGGAAACCAAACCGGAAGATGTTACACAATTGAAGTTTGTCTTTCCTCATTCATTCTTTATCACAAGCAGCACGGGGCACGTGACGATGGTTGAGATGTTAACGAATGATTTGCTCGCTTTGCATGAACGAATTAAACAAGCTGGGGGCCATATTGATAAAGAACCTGTATTTACTAATGATTTCGGTTATTTCACCTTTTACGATCCGGACGGGCACTATATTCGGGCGGTCGAAGAAAGAGGCGTGTATTTCGACTTGAAACAAAGAATGAGTTCAACACTCAAACGGGATCTGACGGAGCATGAGAATCAATTGCTATGGGGGCTATGTGAAAAAGCAAGTGTTGAACAGCAAAAGTTTCTCCGCTCCATCATCTCGGAAATCCGAGGTTCTTGA
- a CDS encoding ArsR/SmtB family transcription factor — protein sequence MDIQTKNKLQDEELDLKNEWKGGVKRYMPADIFSALADPTRRRILEMLADNDGYPASGIHNQFQYSPQAISQHLKILREANLVHVEKKAQQRIYRINTAAMVELEEWVHNMRRRWSSRLDALDAVLKAEMEKLKNDHKE from the coding sequence ATGGATATACAGACGAAAAACAAACTACAAGACGAAGAGTTAGATTTAAAAAATGAATGGAAAGGAGGAGTGAAACGATATATGCCGGCAGATATATTCTCGGCTTTAGCTGATCCCACTAGACGAAGAATTTTGGAAATGTTGGCGGACAATGACGGGTATCCCGCATCGGGCATTCACAACCAATTCCAATACAGCCCTCAGGCCATTTCCCAGCATCTGAAAATTCTTCGAGAAGCCAATTTGGTGCACGTGGAGAAAAAAGCGCAACAGCGCATATATCGGATTAACACCGCGGCCATGGTTGAATTGGAAGAATGGGTCCATAACATGAGACGGCGCTGGAGCAGCCGACTGGACGCGCTGGATGCCGTGTTAAAGGCGGAAATGGAAAAGCTGAAAAACGATCATAAGGAATAG
- a CDS encoding SRPBCC family protein, producing MNASPNKQDIVITREFDYPVELVWKAWTDPTLVMKWWGPTNYTSPRCEIDFREGGKYVFCMRAPDTHGGMESYSAGVYKKIVPMKRLEFTSYLSDRDGNAIDPVQVGIPSDFPRNIEFVIEFIAIGERTELKITEYGWTAGEMLKNAIIGMNQSLDKLVAKLIDFK from the coding sequence ATGAATGCAAGTCCCAACAAGCAAGATATTGTCATTACGCGCGAATTTGATTATCCGGTAGAACTAGTTTGGAAGGCTTGGACGGATCCGACGCTGGTCATGAAATGGTGGGGGCCGACGAACTATACCTCGCCTCGATGCGAGATCGATTTTCGCGAAGGCGGGAAATACGTGTTCTGCATGCGCGCTCCGGATACGCACGGCGGCATGGAGTCGTACTCGGCTGGCGTGTATAAGAAAATCGTGCCGATGAAGCGGCTTGAATTCACTTCATACTTATCCGACCGAGACGGAAACGCCATCGACCCGGTTCAAGTGGGCATCCCGTCGGATTTTCCGCGGAATATCGAGTTCGTTATCGAATTTATCGCCATAGGCGAACGAACGGAGCTTAAGATTACGGAGTACGGATGGACGGCCGGAGAGATGCTGAAAAACGCCATCATAGGCATGAACCAGTCGTTAGATAAGCTTGTTGCAAAGTTGATTGATTTCAAATGA
- a CDS encoding dihydrofolate reductase family protein, with the protein MGKIIASVSCTLDGIFTGPQDDENNMVSWAMPGIIDSTNDNLVMFQKADAILMGWVNYEGLASYWPYQEGEFAEAMNKTPKYVATRNRELTEVKWGDFGDTISLLAGDLNERIAALKSDIEGSIIVPGSAGLVQSLLNAGFVDEISMIIHPVVLGSGKRYLESIAARNDLKLIGTQHYETSGSMRLRYEVVK; encoded by the coding sequence ATGGGTAAAATTATTGCATCGGTAAGCTGCACGTTGGATGGTATCTTTACAGGACCGCAAGATGACGAGAATAACATGGTGAGTTGGGCAATGCCCGGAATTATAGACTCCACCAACGACAATCTGGTTATGTTCCAGAAAGCTGACGCCATCTTGATGGGGTGGGTTAATTACGAAGGCCTTGCGAGCTATTGGCCATACCAAGAGGGGGAGTTCGCCGAAGCCATGAACAAGACTCCCAAGTATGTGGCCACGCGCAATCGCGAGCTTACGGAAGTGAAATGGGGGGACTTCGGCGACACAATCTCCCTGCTCGCCGGCGATTTGAATGAACGTATAGCTGCGCTTAAGAGCGACATCGAAGGCAGCATCATCGTTCCGGGGAGTGCCGGCCTTGTGCAGAGTCTATTAAATGCCGGTTTCGTGGACGAAATCAGCATGATTATCCACCCTGTCGTTCTCGGGAGCGGCAAGAGATATCTGGAGAGCATTGCCGCAAGGAACGACCTGAAGCTCATTGGCACCCAACATTATGAAACGAGCGGTTCCATGAGACTTCGTTATGAAGTGGTAAAATAA
- a CDS encoding FAD-dependent oxidoreductase, which produces MSFFQDLFSIFKKRELIFLESHQESEDVYSFLFEKEKDLTWKAGQYGLFSITHKTIKNATKPFSLASAPTENIVKITTRISDDPSDFKKAMLELNQGMKVKMSGPVGSFYLQDDSPSLLIAGGIGITPFRSILKQIEAEGNGDEKQRKLLYLDGKKSYIYKDELDEIAKNTSISVTYLDSRDDLHQEMDKFNALYKNNGKYFIAGPKSMVDSISSHLQNNHISKRNIKKDAFFGY; this is translated from the coding sequence ATGAGTTTTTTTCAAGATTTATTCTCAATATTCAAAAAGAGAGAACTGATATTCTTAGAAAGCCACCAAGAATCAGAAGACGTATATTCTTTTCTATTTGAAAAAGAGAAAGATTTAACCTGGAAAGCAGGGCAATATGGTTTATTTAGTATTACTCATAAGACCATAAAAAATGCTACAAAACCATTCAGTTTGGCATCTGCTCCTACAGAGAATATTGTTAAAATAACAACGCGTATCAGTGATGACCCAAGTGATTTTAAGAAAGCGATGTTAGAATTAAACCAGGGAATGAAAGTCAAGATGAGTGGGCCTGTAGGGTCTTTTTATCTACAAGATGACAGTCCTTCGCTTCTGATTGCAGGTGGAATTGGAATTACACCATTTCGGTCGATCCTAAAACAAATAGAGGCAGAAGGGAATGGAGACGAGAAACAAAGAAAACTACTCTATTTGGATGGCAAAAAGTCATATATCTACAAAGATGAACTTGATGAAATTGCTAAAAATACTTCAATAAGTGTAACTTATCTTGATTCAAGAGATGACTTACATCAAGAAATGGATAAGTTTAACGCCTTATATAAAAACAATGGTAAATACTTTATTGCAGGACCGAAGTCAATGGTAGATTCTATTTCTAGCCATTTACAAAATAATCATATTTCAAAACGAAATATCAAAAAGGATGCCTTTTTTGGGTATTAG
- a CDS encoding ArsR/SmtB family transcription factor — protein sequence MSENNQLRDVFAAIADPTRRRLIRLLAETEELPLHELTSQFPMGRTAVSKHLTILKEAGLVLDRRVGRETRFRLNASPLREIQDWVDFYRKFWSMNMLRLNQLLEEEEEE from the coding sequence GTGAGCGAGAACAACCAGTTGCGGGATGTGTTTGCCGCGATTGCAGATCCAACTAGGCGCCGACTGATTCGTCTGTTAGCAGAGACAGAGGAGTTGCCGCTTCACGAGTTGACGTCACAGTTTCCAATGGGCCGTACAGCGGTATCCAAGCATTTGACAATACTCAAAGAGGCCGGACTGGTACTTGATCGAAGAGTCGGCAGAGAAACGCGATTTAGGCTCAACGCCTCTCCGCTCAGAGAAATTCAAGATTGGGTGGATTTCTACAGAAAATTCTGGAGTATGAATATGCTGCGCTTGAACCAACTATTAGAGGAGGAAGAAGAAGAATGA
- a CDS encoding SRPBCC family protein — protein MSLSLSLDFQYTTSIEKAWSALTDSSKLAKWITENDFKPVVGHRFQFRHQPSEYWDGIVDGEVLIVEAPNRLSYSWATGDERHTVTWTLQDLGDGKVNLHLEQTGFSNAHGLEGAKYGWREWFGKFEKVLE, from the coding sequence ATGAGTTTATCATTATCGTTGGATTTTCAGTACACGACATCGATTGAGAAGGCTTGGTCCGCCTTGACCGATTCAAGCAAGTTAGCAAAGTGGATCACGGAAAATGATTTTAAGCCCGTCGTGGGACATCGTTTTCAGTTTCGCCATCAGCCGTCCGAATATTGGGATGGAATCGTTGACGGCGAAGTGCTCATTGTGGAAGCACCAAATCGGTTGTCCTATTCTTGGGCTACCGGAGACGAGCGGCATACGGTCACCTGGACGCTACAGGATTTAGGGGACGGAAAGGTTAACCTTCATCTCGAACAAACTGGATTCTCAAATGCTCATGGACTCGAAGGTGCCAAGTATGGCTGGAGGGAATGGTTCGGCAAGTTTGAAAAGGTGTTGGAATAG
- a CDS encoding iron chaperone: MEVFGEYLARIDNPQHRARTEDVMGWITKKFPNLLPKIAWNQPMFTDHGTFIIGFSVAKHHLAVSPERVGINHFSDEIVQAGYDHTKELVRIRWDSPVDFALLEKMIEFNILDKADCSTFWRK; the protein is encoded by the coding sequence ATGGAAGTTTTTGGAGAGTATTTAGCGCGTATTGATAACCCGCAGCATCGTGCCCGAACGGAAGATGTTATGGGTTGGATAACAAAGAAATTTCCAAATTTATTGCCAAAAATTGCGTGGAATCAGCCTATGTTTACCGATCACGGCACTTTTATTATTGGCTTTAGCGTAGCCAAACATCATTTGGCTGTTTCCCCTGAAAGGGTAGGGATTAATCATTTTTCTGATGAAATTGTGCAGGCTGGCTATGATCACACCAAGGAGTTGGTACGTATCCGGTGGGATAGTCCGGTTGATTTCGCATTACTTGAGAAAATGATCGAATTTAATATCTTGGATAAGGCAGACTGTTCAACTTTTTGGCGGAAATAG
- a CDS encoding DoxX family membrane protein produces MTIKEELQGKNIVIPENPVSNFFFNNTRSGLLWLIIRLYLGYAWVSAGWHKVTDDKWVGSNAGAGLTGFVKGALGKAESGQDVSSWYATFLENMVLPNAKVFSYVVAFGELFVGLGLILGLLTGIAAFFGAFMNASFLFAGTLSTNPLLFILATWIVLGWKVAGWYGLDRWVLPFLGTPWNIRKRNKSVSL; encoded by the coding sequence ATGACCATCAAAGAAGAACTGCAAGGGAAAAACATCGTTATTCCCGAAAACCCGGTATCAAATTTCTTTTTCAATAATACGAGATCCGGTCTTTTATGGTTAATTATTCGATTGTACTTAGGCTATGCTTGGGTTAGTGCGGGCTGGCACAAAGTGACTGACGATAAGTGGGTCGGCAGCAACGCCGGGGCGGGGCTTACCGGATTCGTCAAGGGGGCGCTGGGGAAAGCGGAGAGCGGTCAGGACGTCTCGAGCTGGTATGCGACCTTTTTGGAAAATATGGTGCTGCCTAACGCGAAAGTATTCTCTTACGTCGTGGCATTCGGCGAATTGTTTGTCGGGCTTGGCCTGATTCTCGGCTTATTGACGGGAATCGCCGCCTTCTTCGGCGCATTTATGAACGCGAGCTTCCTGTTCGCAGGAACGCTGAGCACCAACCCGCTGCTGTTCATTCTTGCGACTTGGATCGTACTGGGCTGGAAGGTGGCTGGATGGTACGGGCTGGACAGATGGGTACTGCCATTCCTTGGTACGCCATGGAATATCCGGAAACGGAACAAATCGGTTTCTTTATAA
- a CDS encoding CAP domain-containing protein, with amino-acid sequence MKRGMSSMRGKRGMSPMRGKRGMSPKRSISNPAAEKSLSAFKKKVSINQFYKDVIRLVNLERTSRGIPALRESILLDWMAYYKAIDMRDKGYFGHVSPVYGNMGQQYTRFGIRWTAYGENLAYGYTTPQAVVAGWMNSPGHRANILNPNFTYTGVWYTTGGTLGRYWVQVFWRG; translated from the coding sequence ATGAAACGAGGAATGAGTTCTATGAGGGGCAAGCGAGGAATGAGTCCTATGAGGGGCAAGCGAGGAATGAGCCCTAAGAGGAGCATCTCAAATCCTGCTGCAGAAAAGAGCCTCTCTGCATTTAAGAAAAAGGTATCAATTAATCAGTTTTACAAAGACGTCATTCGTTTAGTCAATCTAGAAAGAACTAGTCGAGGCATCCCGGCATTAAGAGAATCGATTCTTCTTGATTGGATGGCGTATTACAAGGCAATAGACATGAGAGACAAAGGGTATTTTGGTCATGTTTCTCCCGTTTATGGCAACATGGGACAACAGTATACTAGATTTGGAATTCGATGGACCGCTTATGGAGAAAACCTTGCATATGGCTATACAACTCCACAAGCAGTTGTAGCTGGTTGGATGAACAGTCCCGGACACAGAGCAAACATTTTAAATCCAAACTTCACATACACTGGAGTCTGGTATACAACAGGAGGCACATTAGGACGTTACTGGGTTCAAGTATTTTGGAGAGGATAG
- a CDS encoding GntR family transcriptional regulator, whose translation MKPTLDESQPIFQQIAQMIMDEIVGGEMNEEEQIPSENELSRFYNINRATVRKGLQALVDAGIIYKQRGIGMFVKSGAKLQLLKERQRHYREQFVLPLMEEAKRIGLSKESVVQLILEEE comes from the coding sequence ATGAAACCGACATTGGATGAATCCCAACCAATCTTTCAACAGATTGCCCAGATGATCATGGACGAGATTGTGGGGGGAGAAATGAACGAAGAGGAACAAATTCCTTCCGAAAATGAATTGTCGCGCTTCTATAACATCAATCGGGCGACAGTACGCAAGGGTCTCCAGGCTTTGGTGGATGCAGGGATTATTTATAAACAGCGAGGGATAGGCATGTTTGTAAAGAGCGGAGCGAAGCTGCAATTGTTGAAGGAACGTCAGCGTCACTATCGTGAACAGTTCGTCCTTCCCTTGATGGAAGAAGCGAAGAGAATCGGATTAAGCAAGGAATCGGTCGTTCAGTTGATTCTGGAGGAGGAGTAA
- a CDS encoding ABC transporter ATP-binding protein, whose translation MIDVNEVTYSYDNFPVLEKVSFEEKEPVIAGLWGRNGAGKTTLMRLLAGHQRPHGGTVQVMGLAPYGNPAAVRHVCYMQEDHPFSTIWTVQDALRFGQYFNANWDQVTADRLVETFRLDRKKKVSKLSKGMKSALQFIIGLSSHSDITILDEPTNGLDAGMRRKLYEALRESHEESPRLILISTHHIEEVQTLCESLIVMHKGKLLHHQPIDEFREQGIWLAGERNAVTSVIDGHNVLEQSALGSKKIRVMLDAPYSKQWKEQAQAYGLSIEKADLQNYLLNITEDAEVNV comes from the coding sequence ATGATAGACGTAAACGAAGTGACTTATTCGTACGATAACTTTCCCGTTCTCGAAAAAGTATCGTTTGAGGAGAAGGAGCCGGTGATCGCAGGGCTGTGGGGGCGCAATGGGGCCGGCAAAACAACGTTGATGAGACTTTTGGCCGGTCATCAACGGCCTCACGGCGGAACGGTTCAAGTTATGGGCTTGGCACCTTACGGTAACCCGGCGGCAGTTCGGCATGTTTGCTACATGCAGGAGGATCATCCATTCAGCACGATATGGACGGTGCAGGATGCGCTTCGTTTCGGTCAATATTTCAATGCCAACTGGGATCAAGTTACGGCAGACCGTCTGGTCGAAACTTTCAGATTGGACCGCAAGAAGAAAGTATCCAAACTGTCCAAAGGGATGAAGTCAGCGCTTCAGTTTATTATCGGGTTATCTAGCCATTCCGACATAACGATACTCGACGAGCCGACGAACGGCCTGGATGCCGGGATGCGGAGAAAGCTGTATGAGGCATTAAGGGAAAGCCATGAGGAATCGCCTCGTCTCATTCTGATTTCGACGCATCATATTGAAGAAGTCCAAACGCTCTGCGAATCGTTGATCGTTATGCACAAGGGTAAGTTGCTGCACCATCAACCGATCGACGAGTTCCGCGAGCAAGGCATATGGTTGGCTGGCGAACGGAACGCGGTGACAAGCGTTATTGACGGTCATAATGTGCTGGAGCAAAGCGCGTTGGGATCGAAGAAGATCAGGGTGATGCTCGACGCACCATATTCGAAGCAATGGAAAGAGCAAGCGCAAGCCTATGGACTTTCCATTGAGAAAGCGGACTTGCAAAATTATTTGCTGAATATAACGGAAGATGCGGAGGTAAACGTATGA
- a CDS encoding DoxX family protein, whose product MDSNLSKSRLWTSRIMSWLVILFMLFDSIGKFMKPAPVIEGTVSLGFAEHHIVWIGLFGLIPTLLYAIPRTSLLGAVLLTAYFGGVVATQIRMDAPLFTHTLFAVYLAVLAWGGIWLRDENVRKLFPFKTNR is encoded by the coding sequence ATGGATTCCAACCTTTCAAAAAGCCGACTTTGGACGTCGCGTATTATGAGTTGGCTTGTTATTTTGTTTATGCTATTCGACAGCATAGGCAAATTCATGAAACCGGCCCCAGTCATAGAAGGAACCGTAAGCCTCGGTTTCGCCGAGCATCATATTGTTTGGATAGGATTGTTCGGACTCATCCCAACCTTGTTGTATGCGATTCCCCGCACTTCGCTGCTGGGCGCCGTGCTGCTGACCGCCTACTTCGGCGGAGTGGTTGCCACGCAAATAAGAATGGATGCCCCCTTGTTCACCCATACGCTATTTGCGGTCTATCTCGCCGTTCTGGCATGGGGAGGCATTTGGCTAAGGGACGAAAACGTGCGGAAGCTATTTCCGTTCAAAACGAACAGATAA